The sequence GAACAAAACTCGTTTAGAATTAGCAGATTACGAAGCTGAGAATTTGGCTAAATTGCAAAAAATGTTTTCACGAAAGTgggaatttatttttatgcaaGCAGAAGCACAAAGTAAAGTTGATAAGAAGAGAGACAAATTAGAGAGGAAGGTGTTAGATAGTCAAGAAAGAGCATTCTGGGACGTATACAGACCGATGGTAAGAATTTTAATTGTGTAACattcatttttgttaaatgCTTTTAATGGTATACAAttacaatatattattttagCCGGGTTGCGTGAATACAACAGAATTAGATATAAAAAAAGCGTGTCGTACATATAAGCCGATTTCGAGGTCAAATAAGCATTTACAATTAGGTCTAGGTAGTACTCAAATTTCCCCCCACTCAGAGTCATATGCAGCGTTCTCGGTAGAAGCCctaaataaagaaattgaaatgttaaaatcTAGGTTAGATAGAACAAATATCAAAGTTTCGAAAGTTTCCGAAGCGtaagtaaatattttatatttattatcatgATCAAAAATgcttataatatgtataatattttaattattttagtctAATTGCATATTTTGAGCAATACGTAGAATATGATCCCTTTTTCATACAACCTGAGCTCACGAATCCATGGATATCAGATAATTCTGAAATGTGGGAACAAGAGAAACTAGCGTATGTatatattatcattttttttttattgtactgtaattttcttcatatttttaaaatgaaacaattgatTGCCtgtaaaatagaaaagaagtaTCTACGAGAAGAGTGAAAAGATGGGCTTTTAGCTTGCAAGAATTGTTGCAAGATCCTGTTGGTAGAGAACAGTTTATACGTTTTCTGGATAAAGAGTTCAGCGGTGAAAATCTGAAGTGAGTATACCAATAACTGCTCTTTTTAATTCAACTATCATTACAAATGTAAAATATGAAACTTTGTACATAGATTTTGGGAAGCTGTTCAGGAATTGAAAGCGTTACCACAAAAAGAAGTCCAAACTAAAGTAAATGAAATCTGGAATGAATATTTGGGTTCAGATGCTAGTTGTCCAATTAACGTTGATTCTCAGTCTTACGAGGTAACAAAGAAGAATCTACAGAAAGCTGATCGATGGTGTTTTGACATAGCAGCGGTACAAATTCCaagcaaaatatttttgaagCTAAAAAGATTCATTAGAGTTTAACTATTCTatagaaaaattcgaaaatattCTATCCTGTTGTTCAATTTTAGGCACACGTTTATCATCTGATGAAAAGTGATAGTTACTCGAGGTATCTTCGCTCAGAAATGTATAAGGACTATCTCAATGGCTCGAAGAAAAAGGTCAATATATCattgataaatttatatttaagtaTATTAAAACAACGCTGATTACTAACGTAACGACACATTATATATTtacgtaattattattattctgatTAAGATTTGATTACTCTTTATGCTAATAGCTCGATTTATGCGAAATTAGTATCATATTTTTACATTACCATTTTTCATCAGTGTCATTTGGTCATTGTCATCGTCATCGTTATCGCCATACGTCATTGTCGAtgtgattataattattatgatagttaaaattatcattattattatattattttcttaaacatATGTTtgatacattttatattttgctttgctttatacatttatatttgTTACATTATGTATTCaatatttgatatttcataAACAATTTGATCTCTAACctgatttttataacattttttttttgacaGATTTTTTATTCgtgtatattttctttctttcaggcATTCTTCAGCCTTTTGTTAATTCGGCTTTTAACTGCAGCCTTACTGCCAACATTGTATGTATCACTTAGCTGCTTTCTCTTGAGTACGACTAACAAATTTActaactttttatttcattacccTAATGTCACTATATTATTCTTTGTACTATGAATGCTTTTAACAATGATCTtgtattaacaattttaaatattgaatactAAATAATACTACATTACTCCTATGATTTTTCTTCTATATGCCAATCTTTCATTTGTTTGGGAccgtgtttcatttttattggttTAAATAGTTAACAAAATAACATTTCTGTCGATAGTATGAAGCGATAACTATTATCATTACCTCTACCCTCATTGCCACTTCCATCATCGTCAATAACATTGCAATCATTGTCATGATTAAATACGTTTACTGTGTTGAAGTAGAAGAATTTATCCATGAATTAAACTATGTATTTTGTTGAATTATTTCAGACGTCGGTAAAAGGTATTCGTTCTATTGTGTCGTTCAGTGGACGCAGGGATACGGCTACTTCGTAATCGCTACTGCATAAATTTTGTCGGTTGTGGagatttttcgaaatttcgtGTTAGGTTTTCATTCGTAAAAGAATTTCGAGAATAAAACTGTATCTCATTCTTCATTGAAGTAAGTATTGAAATACTGTTCAGCACAATCAGATTTCTTTATATGTATGTGTATCCTTTATTTTTTACCTATTTAGTGTATTAAGATAATTCTTGAAGAATTGAAATaagttttgtaaataatttattctatAATGTGTTTCATCATATGAATTACATaaactttcttttaaataaataaatatatatatatatatatatatgtatagaataATATAGATATAATACTATAGCGTTTAATTTTGCTTACattgttaaaatatattttctcaaAATGTAgtctaattgaaataaatatagtACAATTGTAGGATAATAATTCTAGATAGAAGATTTAAGAAATAATCAAAAACTTCagcttcttttttaaa comes from Osmia lignaria lignaria isolate PbOS001 chromosome 8, iyOsmLign1, whole genome shotgun sequence and encodes:
- the RSG7 gene encoding regulator of G-protein signaling 7 isoform X3; protein product: MVTMNSEKSACRRKQNENSDIGGTTERLRNRDTQINQYNNQNDEAVDKSPSSPTYHITASCVEDTPNFLVYQKMEDIVEKMSDEVTGVPVKTVKNFMTKTPSVFTGTDLISWMMKTMVIDDQEALHVAHLMASHGYFFPIDDHCLTVKNDNTFYRFQTPYFWPSNCWEPENTDYAVYLCKRTMQNKTRLELADYEAENLAKLQKMFSRKWEFIFMQAEAQSKVDKKRDKLERKVLDSQERAFWDVYRPMPGCVNTTELDIKKACRTYKPISRSNKHLQLGLGSTQISPHSESYAAFSVEALNKEIEMLKSRLDRTNIKVSKVSEALIAYFEQYVEYDPFFIQPELTNPWISDNSEMWEQEKLAKEVSTRRVKRWAFSLQELLQDPVGREQFIRFLDKEFSGENLKFWEAVQELKALPQKEVQTKVNEIWNEYLGSDASCPINVDSQSYEVTKKNLQKADRWCFDIAAAHVYHLMKSDSYSRYLRSEMYKDYLNGSKKKAFFSLLLIRLLTAALLPTLRR
- the RSG7 gene encoding regulator of G-protein signaling 7 isoform X2 codes for the protein MVTMNSEKSACRRKQNENSDIGGTTERLRNRDTQINQYNNQNDEAVDKSPSSPTYHITASCVEDTPNFLVYQKMEDIVEKMSDEVTGVPVKTVKNFMTKTPSVFTGTDLISWMMKTMVIDDQALHVAHLMASHGYFFPIDDHCLTVKNDNTFYRFQTPYFWPSNCWEPENTDYAVYLCKRTMQNKTRLELADYEAENLAKLQKMFSRKWEFIFMQAEAQSKVDKKRDKLERKVLDSQERAFWDVYRPMPGCVNTTELDIKKACRTYKPISRSNKHLQLGLGSTQISPHSESYAAFSVEALNKEIEMLKSRLDRTNIKVSKVSEALIAYFEQYVEYDPFFIQPELTNPWISDNSEMWEQEKLAKEVSTRRVKRWAFSLQELLQDPVGREQFIRFLDKEFSGENLKFWEAVQELKALPQKEVQTKVNEIWNEYLGSDASCPINVDSQSYEVTKKNLQKADRWCFDIAAAHVYHLMKSDSYSRYLRSEMYKDYLNGSKKKAFFSLLLIRLLTAALLPTLYVSLSCFLLSTTNKFTNFLFHYPNVTILFFVL
- the RSG7 gene encoding regulator of G-protein signaling 7 isoform X4: MVTMNSEKSACRRKQNENSDIGGTTERLRNRDTQINQYNNQNDEAVDKSPSSPTYHITASCVEDTPNFLVYQKMEDIVEKMSDEVTGVPVKTVKNFMTKTPSVFTGTDLISWMMKTMVIDDQEALHVAHLMASHGYFFPIDDHCLTVKNDNTFYRFQTPYFWPSNCWEPENTDYAVYLCKRTMQNKTRLELADYEAENLAKLQKMFSRKWEFIFMQAEAQSKVDKKRDKLERKVLDSQERAFWDVYRPMPGCVNTTELDIKKACRTYKPISRSNKHLQLGLGSTQISPHSESYAAFSVEALNKEIEMLKSRLDRTNIKVSKVSEALIAYFEQYVEYDPFFIQPELTNPWISDNSEMWEQEKLAKEVSTRRVKRWAFSLQELLQDPVGREQFIRFLDKEFSGENLKFWEAVQELKALPQKEVQTKVNEIWNEYLGSDASCPINVDSQSYEVTKKNLQKADRWCFDIAAAHVYHLMKSDSYSRYLRSEMYKDYLNGSKKKTSVKGIRSIVSFSGRRDTATS
- the RSG7 gene encoding regulator of G-protein signaling 7 isoform X1, whose product is MVTMNSEKSACRRKQNENSDIGGTTERLRNRDTQINQYNNQNDEAVDKSPSSPTYHITASCVEDTPNFLVYQKMEDIVEKMSDEVTGVPVKTVKNFMTKTPSVFTGTDLISWMMKTMVIDDQEALHVAHLMASHGYFFPIDDHCLTVKNDNTFYRFQTPYFWPSNCWEPENTDYAVYLCKRTMQNKTRLELADYEAENLAKLQKMFSRKWEFIFMQAEAQSKVDKKRDKLERKVLDSQERAFWDVYRPMPGCVNTTELDIKKACRTYKPISRSNKHLQLGLGSTQISPHSESYAAFSVEALNKEIEMLKSRLDRTNIKVSKVSEALIAYFEQYVEYDPFFIQPELTNPWISDNSEMWEQEKLAKEVSTRRVKRWAFSLQELLQDPVGREQFIRFLDKEFSGENLKFWEAVQELKALPQKEVQTKVNEIWNEYLGSDASCPINVDSQSYEVTKKNLQKADRWCFDIAAAHVYHLMKSDSYSRYLRSEMYKDYLNGSKKKAFFSLLLIRLLTAALLPTLYVSLSCFLLSTTNKFTNFLFHYPNVTILFFVL